A part of Thiomicrorhabdus sediminis genomic DNA contains:
- the cheD gene encoding chemoreceptor glutamine deamidase CheD: protein MQKNIDPAEGIVTYKILPGEYYVTKENERIETVLGSCISACVRDPIAGVGGMNHFMLPVDKNAKGSAELSDANRYGNYAMENLVNALLRMGARRERLEFKLFGGGRIMSSMTNIGWYNIGFAFDYVYTEGFKVVSQDIGDVYPRKVIYYPLTGRVRVRRLNAMHNQTLADQENRYIDNIGSKPVEGDVELF from the coding sequence ATGCAGAAAAATATTGACCCGGCCGAAGGGATTGTTACTTATAAAATCCTGCCTGGCGAATATTATGTGACCAAAGAGAATGAACGCATCGAAACGGTGCTGGGGTCATGTATCTCTGCATGTGTAAGAGATCCGATTGCCGGAGTCGGTGGCATGAATCACTTTATGTTACCGGTAGATAAAAACGCCAAAGGCTCAGCCGAGCTATCCGATGCGAACCGTTATGGTAACTACGCCATGGAAAACCTGGTCAATGCGCTGTTAAGAATGGGGGCTCGTCGCGAGCGTCTCGAATTTAAGCTATTTGGTGGCGGGCGTATCATGAGTTCAATGACAAATATCGGTTGGTACAATATTGGCTTTGCTTTCGATTACGTATACACTGAAGGTTTTAAGGTGGTCTCACAAGACATTGGTGATGTCTATCCCCGTAAGGTGATTTACTATCCACTGACTGGCCGCGTCAGGGTCAGAAGACTTAATGCTATGCATAATCAGACTCTGGCTGATCAAGAAAATCGCTATATTGATAATATTGGATCTAAACCTGTTGAAGGTGATGTAGAACTGTTCTGA
- a CDS encoding RDD family protein — translation MSGLKIFFANLYDLLLLVAIWIAASVPFVLWQGGNFNDKPFLVLAYQIYLIAITYVYLTYFWVNNGQTPGLRTWKLQLISADGRIIGRNQANLRFLFAVMFCLIGWIGLLMPRQQLLQDRLAKTQIIDLKKSAE, via the coding sequence ATGAGTGGATTGAAAATATTTTTTGCCAATCTTTACGATCTTTTATTACTGGTCGCGATCTGGATCGCCGCAAGCGTGCCTTTTGTCCTTTGGCAAGGCGGAAACTTCAATGACAAACCGTTTCTGGTACTGGCCTATCAAATCTACCTGATCGCCATCACCTATGTCTACCTAACCTATTTTTGGGTAAACAATGGTCAAACACCCGGCTTGCGCACCTGGAAACTGCAATTAATCAGTGCCGATGGCCGTATTATCGGCCGCAACCAAGCTAACCTGCGTTTTTTGTTTGCGGTGATGTTCTGTCTGATTGGCTGGATAGGCTTATTAATGCCTCGCCAACAGCTATTGCAGGATCGTTTGGCCAAAACCCAAATTATCGATTTAAAAAAATCTGCCGAATAA
- a CDS encoding chemotaxis protein CheA encodes MDMMETFRQTYLEESFEGLDVMEQGLLDLPPGTPDNEKINEIFRAAHSIKGGSGTFGFTEIAGFTHVLETLLDEMRDGRRDVTQESIDAMLSAVDVLRDMLTKLQDHEPIDEERASEVQQVMEAILGGGEAPVDTQVEDSAEASEVETDGVWHISLLPEAELLKTGNEPIRIFRELETLGNLEVTANFDKLPNPATFDPESLYISWELKLSGEGVKEDDIREVFEWIDGDGAEVIIKAPEAVVAAQASAVATAVTEAKAEVAPVAKPAAAKPAAKPAAKDTKAAPKQEGSIRVDLSKIDQMVNLVGELVITQSMLSQFGEQAEQSLEHNKDGSANMDWVDKLKEGLTHLERHTRELQESVMNIRMLPVSFAFNRMPRIVHDVSQKLGKQIDLVMEGEGTELDKTMLEQLTDPLVHIVRNSIDHGIESPDVRIAAGKPEKGTVKMAAFHQGGNILIQITDDGAGIDYRKIEAKAIEKGVITEDHALNKDEIVDLIFHAGFSTAEVVSDISGRGVGMDVVRRNIRGLGGSVDVKTTPGEGSVFTIRLPLTLAILDGQLCSVGSQTYVFPLVSIIESIQVDKSLVKGIAGETELYKLRDSYIPVIRLHKKLGVDDAQQDLSEGLLVVVEDAGQRAGIFVDDLLGQQQVVIKSLESNFMKIDGIAGATILGDGTVSLILDITETVNSHKGGVGQMNVA; translated from the coding sequence ATGGATATGATGGAAACATTTCGCCAAACTTATTTGGAAGAGAGCTTTGAAGGCCTCGACGTTATGGAACAAGGTCTGCTAGATCTGCCTCCAGGTACGCCAGATAATGAAAAAATTAATGAAATTTTCCGTGCTGCACACTCTATTAAGGGTGGTAGTGGTACCTTCGGTTTTACCGAAATCGCCGGGTTTACTCATGTTTTAGAAACCCTGTTGGATGAAATGCGTGACGGTCGCCGTGATGTGACTCAGGAATCGATTGATGCGATGTTATCGGCGGTCGATGTTTTGCGCGATATGTTGACCAAGTTACAAGACCATGAACCGATTGATGAAGAGCGTGCCAGTGAAGTGCAACAGGTCATGGAAGCGATTTTGGGTGGTGGCGAAGCCCCTGTAGACACCCAAGTTGAAGATTCAGCAGAAGCCTCTGAAGTCGAGACCGATGGTGTTTGGCATATCTCTCTGTTACCTGAAGCGGAATTGCTTAAAACAGGAAATGAGCCGATTCGCATTTTCCGTGAGTTGGAGACTCTTGGTAACCTTGAAGTAACTGCCAATTTCGATAAATTGCCGAATCCCGCCACCTTTGATCCGGAATCACTATATATAAGCTGGGAATTGAAGCTAAGCGGAGAAGGCGTTAAAGAAGACGATATCCGCGAAGTCTTCGAATGGATTGATGGTGACGGTGCCGAAGTTATTATCAAAGCTCCTGAAGCGGTTGTAGCCGCCCAAGCCAGTGCCGTTGCAACAGCTGTTACTGAAGCCAAAGCCGAGGTGGCTCCTGTCGCAAAACCGGCTGCAGCCAAGCCAGCTGCGAAGCCGGCAGCGAAAGATACGAAAGCCGCACCTAAGCAAGAAGGTTCGATTCGTGTCGATTTAAGCAAAATCGATCAGATGGTTAACTTGGTGGGTGAATTGGTTATCACGCAGTCAATGCTCAGTCAGTTTGGCGAACAGGCCGAACAGAGCCTTGAGCATAACAAGGACGGCAGCGCCAATATGGACTGGGTGGATAAGCTTAAAGAAGGTTTGACCCATCTTGAGCGCCATACCCGTGAACTGCAAGAGTCGGTAATGAATATCCGTATGCTGCCGGTGAGTTTTGCCTTTAACCGTATGCCGCGTATTGTCCATGATGTCAGTCAGAAGTTGGGCAAGCAAATTGATCTGGTTATGGAAGGTGAAGGTACCGAGCTGGATAAAACCATGCTCGAGCAATTGACTGATCCGCTGGTGCATATCGTACGTAACTCGATTGACCATGGTATTGAAAGCCCGGATGTGCGTATTGCTGCCGGTAAGCCTGAAAAAGGTACGGTTAAAATGGCCGCCTTCCATCAGGGGGGGAATATCCTTATTCAAATTACCGATGACGGTGCTGGTATCGATTACCGTAAAATCGAAGCCAAAGCGATCGAAAAAGGTGTTATCACCGAAGATCACGCCCTGAATAAAGATGAAATCGTCGATCTGATTTTCCATGCCGGTTTCTCAACTGCGGAAGTGGTCAGTGATATTTCCGGTCGCGGTGTGGGTATGGATGTGGTACGTCGAAATATCCGCGGTCTGGGCGGTTCGGTTGATGTAAAAACCACTCCCGGAGAAGGATCGGTATTCACTATCCGTCTACCATTGACACTAGCGATTCTTGATGGTCAGCTATGTTCGGTAGGCAGCCAGACTTATGTCTTCCCGCTGGTGTCGATTATCGAATCCATTCAGGTTGATAAGTCATTGGTCAAAGGCATTGCCGGAGAAACCGAGCTGTATAAACTGCGTGATAGCTATATCCCGGTCATTCGTCTGCATAAGAAACTTGGTGTTGACGACGCTCAGCAAGATCTATCCGAAGGCTTGTTGGTTGTGGTTGAAGATGCGGGACAGCGTGCCGGTATTTTTGTCGATGATCTATTGGGTCAGCAACAGGTCGTTATCAAGAGTTTGGAAAGCAATTTTATGAAAATTGACGGCATTGCCGGTGCGACCATCTTAGGTGATGGTACCGTCTCTTTGATTTTGGATATTACCGAAACGGTGAATAGCCATAAAGGCGGTGTTGGGCAGATGAATGTTGCCTAA
- the tadA gene encoding tRNA adenosine(34) deaminase TadA: MQVPEGLTAQQIDEFWMNHARKLAEKAEQSGEVPVGAVVVLNGELISEAYNQPIQNNDPTAHAEVLALRAAGKKLGNYRLIDTTLYVTLEPCPMCAGAMVHARVKRVVFGAYDAKTGAAGSVFDLLQAPQLNHVLQVDGGIMQFECADQLSAFFKRRRKEIKAQKRLGQTTG; the protein is encoded by the coding sequence ATGCAAGTACCTGAAGGTTTGACTGCGCAACAAATTGATGAGTTTTGGATGAATCATGCTCGTAAGCTGGCCGAAAAGGCTGAGCAGAGCGGTGAGGTGCCGGTAGGCGCGGTGGTGGTTTTAAATGGCGAGTTGATTAGCGAGGCCTATAATCAACCTATCCAAAACAACGATCCGACAGCCCATGCCGAAGTCTTGGCTTTACGTGCCGCAGGTAAGAAGTTGGGTAATTATCGTTTAATCGATACCACGCTTTATGTGACCTTAGAGCCTTGTCCGATGTGTGCTGGGGCAATGGTTCATGCAAGGGTCAAGCGAGTGGTGTTTGGAGCCTATGATGCAAAGACCGGTGCCGCCGGTTCGGTTTTTGATCTGTTGCAAGCGCCGCAGCTCAATCATGTTTTACAGGTCGATGGAGGCATTATGCAATTCGAATGTGCCGATCAATTGAGCGCCTTTTTCAAGAGACGGCGCAAAGAGATCAAGGCGCAAAAACGGCTTGGTCAAACTACCGGCTAG
- the serB gene encoding phosphoserine phosphatase SerB, giving the protein MATIIIHSNTLNFEQAKIIERVYGYAGKPVKVNNHFRIQLNEAPTREELNQLANEIKVDINLLPDGFDTSNVKLVISDMDSTLIGIECIDEIADYINVKPQVAAITEAAMRGELNFEESLTQRVALLKGLDTSALQKVFDDRLFLNPGAETWISGLKEQSIKFALVSGGFTFFTDRLKEQLGIDFTRANVLAKENHQLSGSVVGDIVGAQAKADFLNELCQQLNIQPNQVIAVGDGANDLLMMNEAGLSIAYKAKPAVQEKAATALNFSGLDAILDFIV; this is encoded by the coding sequence ATGGCGACAATCATTATTCATAGCAATACCTTAAATTTTGAACAGGCCAAAATCATTGAACGTGTATACGGCTATGCCGGCAAGCCTGTCAAAGTGAATAATCACTTTCGCATTCAACTCAATGAAGCGCCAACGCGTGAAGAGCTTAACCAACTGGCTAACGAGATAAAGGTAGACATCAATTTACTGCCTGACGGCTTTGATACAAGTAACGTTAAGTTGGTGATTAGTGACATGGACTCGACCCTGATCGGCATTGAGTGTATTGATGAAATCGCTGACTATATCAATGTCAAACCGCAAGTAGCGGCCATTACCGAAGCGGCCATGCGCGGCGAACTGAATTTTGAAGAATCCCTAACCCAGCGCGTCGCTTTATTGAAAGGCCTGGATACCAGCGCTTTACAAAAAGTATTTGATGACCGCCTGTTTTTAAACCCTGGTGCGGAAACCTGGATTAGCGGACTCAAAGAGCAATCAATTAAATTCGCCTTGGTTTCCGGTGGCTTTACATTCTTTACCGACCGTTTGAAAGAACAACTTGGTATCGATTTTACCCGTGCCAATGTATTGGCCAAAGAAAATCATCAACTAAGCGGCAGCGTGGTTGGCGATATTGTCGGCGCTCAAGCCAAAGCGGATTTCTTAAACGAACTTTGTCAGCAATTGAATATCCAGCCCAACCAAGTCATTGCGGTGGGAGACGGCGCCAACGATTTATTGATGATGAATGAAGCCGGTCTATCGATTGCCTATAAAGCCAAGCCTGCGGTACAGGAAAAAGCTGCCACAGCACTTAACTTTAGCGGTCTGGATGCGATTCTGGACTTTATCGTTTAA
- the htpG gene encoding molecular chaperone HtpG — protein sequence MSARETHAFQTEVNQLLKLMIHALYSNKEIFLRELVSNASDALDKLRFQSVSNDSLSEGEDELAISLSFDKDKRTVTISDNGIGMTRDEVIANIGTIANSGTKKFLESLSGDQAKDSHLIGQFGVGFYSSFIVADEVELVTRKAGEDKANGCKWISKGEGEFTLEQVEKETKGTSITLHLKEDMDEFLDQYRLKNIITTYSDHINFPIKMQKTEWDEEAKENKTLDEMEQVNKATAIWTQAKSELSDEDYKNFYQTISHDFGEPLAHMHNKVEGTLEYTSLLYLPKQPPFDLYDRDRRYGLKLYVKRVFIMDDAEHLMPTYLRFVRGVIDSADLPLNVSREILQSNKVVDKIRSASVKRVLDHLAKMAKADDQEDFNTFWDNFGQVLKEGVVEDFANKDKIAKLLRFTSTHEESTKEQRQSLDSYVSRMQEDQEAIYYIVADTLAAAKGSPHLEMFRKKGIEVLLLSDRIDEWLVSHLNEFDGKPLKSITSADLKEFDDEAEQDVSEEEKKAREALTEKVKKVLEEQVSDVRITHRLTDSPACVVSAEGDMSAHMARMMEQMGQAVPKQKPVLELNPEHALVSKLESLDNDDKIKEWSLFLLEQAQLAEGAQLEEPAAFIKRMNSLLSEMM from the coding sequence ATGAGTGCAAGAGAAACCCATGCGTTTCAAACGGAAGTCAATCAGCTATTAAAGCTAATGATTCATGCCCTATATTCCAATAAAGAGATTTTTTTGCGTGAGTTGGTGTCCAACGCATCCGATGCATTGGACAAATTGCGTTTCCAGTCGGTATCGAATGACAGTCTGAGCGAAGGTGAAGACGAGCTTGCGATCTCTTTGAGTTTTGACAAGGATAAGCGTACCGTCACCATCAGTGATAACGGTATCGGTATGACTCGCGATGAAGTGATTGCCAATATCGGGACTATCGCCAATTCGGGGACTAAAAAATTCCTTGAAAGCCTAAGCGGTGACCAAGCTAAAGATTCGCATCTGATCGGTCAATTCGGTGTCGGTTTCTATTCATCGTTTATTGTTGCCGACGAAGTTGAGTTGGTAACCCGTAAAGCCGGTGAAGATAAGGCGAATGGTTGCAAGTGGATTTCTAAAGGTGAGGGCGAGTTTACTCTTGAACAGGTTGAAAAAGAGACTAAGGGAACAAGCATCACTCTGCACCTGAAAGAAGATATGGATGAGTTCTTAGACCAGTACCGTCTCAAGAATATCATTACCACCTATTCGGATCACATCAATTTCCCGATCAAAATGCAGAAAACCGAATGGGATGAAGAAGCCAAAGAGAACAAAACCTTGGATGAGATGGAACAGGTCAATAAGGCGACAGCTATCTGGACTCAGGCCAAATCTGAACTGAGCGATGAAGATTACAAAAACTTCTATCAGACCATTTCTCATGACTTTGGTGAGCCGCTTGCTCATATGCACAATAAGGTGGAAGGGACGCTGGAATATACCTCTTTACTTTATCTGCCAAAGCAGCCGCCGTTTGATCTTTATGATCGCGATCGTCGTTACGGTTTGAAGCTTTATGTTAAGCGTGTCTTTATTATGGACGACGCCGAACACCTAATGCCGACTTACTTGCGTTTTGTGCGCGGGGTGATCGATTCGGCCGATCTGCCTTTGAACGTTTCGCGTGAAATTTTACAGAGCAATAAGGTAGTCGATAAGATTCGCTCAGCATCGGTCAAGCGTGTCTTGGATCATTTGGCGAAAATGGCGAAGGCGGATGATCAGGAAGATTTCAATACTTTCTGGGATAACTTTGGTCAAGTCTTGAAAGAAGGTGTAGTGGAAGATTTTGCCAATAAAGACAAGATTGCCAAACTACTACGCTTTACCTCGACACATGAAGAGTCGACCAAAGAGCAGCGCCAATCATTGGACAGCTATGTTTCTCGCATGCAGGAAGATCAGGAAGCTATCTACTATATCGTTGCCGATACTCTGGCTGCGGCAAAAGGTAGTCCGCATCTGGAAATGTTCCGTAAAAAAGGCATTGAGGTATTGCTACTGTCTGATCGTATCGATGAGTGGTTGGTGTCGCACCTTAACGAGTTTGACGGCAAACCGCTTAAATCAATTACCTCTGCGGATTTAAAAGAGTTTGACGATGAAGCGGAACAAGACGTTTCCGAAGAAGAGAAAAAAGCTCGTGAAGCTTTGACCGAAAAAGTCAAAAAAGTGCTTGAAGAGCAGGTTTCCGATGTGCGTATTACCCATCGTCTAACCGACTCTCCGGCTTGTGTGGTCAGTGCCGAAGGCGATATGTCTGCCCATATGGCACGCATGATGGAACAGATGGGGCAAGCCGTACCGAAACAAAAACCGGTCTTGGAGCTTAACCCGGAACACGCTTTGGTGAGCAAGTTGGAGTCGTTGGACAATGACGATAAAATCAAAGAGTGGTCGCTGTTCTTATTGGAGCAAGCTCAGTTGGCAGAAGGTGCTCAGCTGGAAGAGCCTGCCGCGTTCATTAAACGTATGAACAGCCTGTTAAGTGAAATGATGTAA
- the guaA gene encoding glutamine-hydrolyzing GMP synthase — protein sequence MTQANIHEHRILILDFGSQYTQLIARRIREIGVYCEVEPWDVDEQFVKDFGARGIILSGGPETVTGDEAPKAPQAVFELGVPVLGICYGMQTMAQQLGGQVINALEHEYGYAQVRAHGHTKFLIDIEDEVTPEGYGMLDVWMSHGDRVDAMPEGFKLMASTPSCPIAGMANEEKNFYGIQFHPEVTHTKQGKRMLERFAIDMCGCEKLWTTENIIEDSIKRVREQVGTDQVMLGLSGGVDSSVVAALLHKAIGDQLTCVFVDHGLLRYKEGDQVMAMFAENMGIRVIRADVEDRFMNALAGQTDPEAKRKIIGREFIEVFDAESAKLQGVKWLAQGTIYPDVIESAGSKTGKAKVIKSHHNVGGLPEDMEMSLIEPLRELFKDEVRKLGVALGLPYNMVYRHPFPGPGLGVRILGEVKKEYADILRLADNIFIEELHKWDLYDKTSQAFAVFLPVKSVGVVGDARRYDYVVALRAVETIDFMTARWAHLPYEFLEHVSGRIINEIPRISRVTYDISSKPPATIEWE from the coding sequence ATGACACAAGCAAATATTCATGAACACCGCATACTGATTCTCGATTTCGGTTCTCAATACACACAGCTAATCGCGCGTCGTATCCGTGAAATTGGCGTTTATTGTGAAGTTGAGCCTTGGGATGTTGATGAACAGTTTGTTAAAGACTTCGGCGCGCGCGGCATTATCCTTTCCGGTGGGCCGGAAACGGTAACCGGTGACGAGGCGCCGAAAGCACCTCAAGCGGTATTTGAATTAGGTGTGCCGGTATTGGGTATTTGCTACGGCATGCAGACCATGGCTCAGCAGCTGGGCGGACAGGTAATCAATGCGCTGGAACACGAATACGGCTATGCACAGGTTCGTGCTCATGGTCATACCAAGTTCCTGATCGATATCGAAGATGAAGTAACGCCTGAAGGTTACGGTATGCTTGATGTTTGGATGTCTCATGGTGACCGTGTTGATGCGATGCCGGAAGGCTTTAAGCTGATGGCCAGTACTCCGAGTTGTCCAATCGCCGGTATGGCGAATGAAGAGAAAAATTTCTACGGTATTCAGTTCCACCCTGAAGTGACACACACTAAGCAAGGAAAGCGCATGCTTGAGCGTTTTGCCATTGATATGTGTGGTTGTGAAAAGCTGTGGACAACTGAAAATATTATCGAAGACAGCATTAAACGCGTGCGTGAGCAGGTGGGTACCGATCAGGTCATGCTTGGTTTGTCCGGTGGTGTCGATTCATCTGTGGTGGCGGCCTTGTTGCATAAGGCGATTGGTGATCAGCTGACTTGTGTGTTTGTTGACCATGGTCTGTTACGTTATAAGGAAGGCGATCAGGTTATGGCGATGTTTGCCGAAAACATGGGTATCCGTGTGATTCGTGCTGATGTTGAAGATCGTTTTATGAACGCTCTAGCCGGTCAAACCGATCCTGAAGCGAAGCGTAAAATCATCGGTCGTGAGTTCATCGAGGTGTTTGATGCCGAGTCTGCCAAGCTTCAGGGTGTTAAATGGTTAGCGCAGGGAACGATTTACCCAGATGTGATCGAATCGGCCGGTTCGAAAACAGGTAAGGCTAAAGTCATCAAGTCGCACCATAATGTGGGTGGTTTGCCGGAAGATATGGAGATGTCTTTGATCGAGCCGTTACGTGAACTGTTCAAGGATGAGGTTCGTAAGCTGGGTGTCGCTTTAGGATTGCCTTATAATATGGTGTATCGTCACCCGTTCCCGGGACCTGGTCTAGGTGTGCGTATCTTGGGTGAAGTGAAAAAAGAGTACGCCGATATTCTGCGTCTGGCGGATAATATCTTCATTGAAGAGCTGCATAAGTGGGACCTGTATGACAAAACTTCTCAGGCATTTGCGGTATTCTTGCCGGTGAAATCGGTCGGTGTGGTCGGTGATGCGCGTCGTTATGATTATGTTGTGGCGCTGCGTGCCGTTGAAACTATCGACTTTATGACGGCTCGCTGGGCGCATTTGCCTTATGAGTTCCTTGAGCATGTTTCTGGACGTATTATCAATGAGATTCCGCGTATTTCTCGTGTGACATACGATATCTCCTCGAAACCACCAGCAACCATCGAGTGGGAATAA
- a CDS encoding energy-coupling factor ABC transporter permease codes for MAQTLGLPTLIAGWIGLAFMLAWSIKTAPWYKLQNKTAQHVWLAMSVVIFSLWQLEASIHQGVSLHLLLVTLLTMMFGVQFAFFAVLLALLGVVWQQQLGWQAYAINALLMGIIPILVSWGLYRLGAKFLAANFFVYLLYNGFFTATLSMVAVMALSALVLSVNDILNGAQLIKDFVIYIPLMATPEGVLSTFLLMMLIFLKPEWVMTFYEDKYFNNKS; via the coding sequence ATGGCACAAACTTTAGGTTTGCCGACACTGATTGCCGGTTGGATCGGCCTGGCTTTTATGCTCGCCTGGTCGATTAAAACGGCACCTTGGTATAAGTTGCAGAATAAAACGGCTCAGCATGTATGGCTGGCGATGAGTGTAGTGATTTTCTCTTTGTGGCAACTCGAAGCCAGTATTCACCAAGGCGTTTCCCTGCATTTATTGTTAGTGACCTTGCTGACTATGATGTTTGGTGTTCAGTTTGCGTTTTTTGCCGTGTTGTTGGCGTTGCTTGGTGTGGTTTGGCAACAGCAGTTAGGTTGGCAGGCTTATGCGATCAATGCGCTATTGATGGGGATTATACCGATACTGGTTAGCTGGGGGTTGTATCGGTTGGGGGCGAAATTCTTGGCGGCGAACTTTTTTGTTTATTTACTCTATAACGGCTTTTTTACCGCGACTCTGTCGATGGTGGCGGTGATGGCGTTATCGGCACTGGTGTTATCGGTCAATGATATATTGAACGGAGCGCAATTGATCAAGGATTTCGTCATTTATATTCCGCTAATGGCGACACCGGAAGGAGTGTTGAGCACCTTTTTATTAATGATGTTGATATTTTTGAAGCCGGAATGGGTGATGACGTTTTATGAAGATAAGTATTTCAACAATAAGTCTTAG
- the guaB gene encoding IMP dehydrogenase yields the protein MRILQDALTFDDVLLVPAHSTVLPKDVSLQTKLTKDITLNIPFVSAAMDTVTEARLAISMAQEGGIGIIHKNMTITEQAHTVSKVKKYEHGVILEPVTVQLNDSVADVVEKTRANRVSSAPVMDGDDLVGIVTSRDIRFVTDMSQPISKIMTPKDKLVTVKEKEDPEVVLDLLHHNRIERVLVVNDDFKLRGMITVSDMMKSSDHPNACKDTEGRLRVGAAVGTGAETEERVEALVKAGVDVIIVDTAHGHSQGVLDRVAWVKQNYPQLQVIGGNIATGEAALDLVKAGADGVKVGIGPGSICTTRIVAGVGVPQITAISNVAKALEGTGVPLIADGGLRFSGDVAKALVAGASACMIGGMFAGTEESPGEIEYYQGRAYKSYRGMGSLGAMAQPSGSSDRYFQSSNAEDKLVPEGIEGRVAYKGPLAPIIHQLCGGIRSSMGYTGCKDIPTMNSKPSFVRVTAAGMSESHVHDVTITKEAPNYRV from the coding sequence ATGAGAATTTTGCAAGATGCATTAACTTTTGACGACGTTTTATTGGTGCCTGCGCATTCGACTGTGTTGCCAAAAGATGTATCGTTACAAACTAAATTGACAAAAGATATCACCTTGAATATTCCTTTTGTTTCTGCCGCGATGGATACCGTTACTGAAGCACGTCTTGCCATTTCAATGGCGCAAGAAGGTGGTATCGGGATTATCCATAAAAACATGACAATCACTGAGCAGGCTCATACGGTAAGTAAAGTTAAAAAGTATGAACATGGTGTGATTCTTGAGCCAGTAACCGTTCAGTTAAATGATTCTGTGGCAGATGTTGTAGAAAAGACGCGTGCTAACCGTGTATCCAGTGCTCCCGTTATGGATGGCGATGACCTGGTTGGTATTGTCACCAGTCGAGATATCCGTTTTGTTACCGATATGTCTCAGCCGATTTCTAAGATCATGACACCAAAAGACAAGTTGGTTACGGTTAAAGAGAAAGAAGATCCTGAAGTGGTTTTGGATCTATTGCACCATAACCGTATCGAGCGTGTCTTGGTGGTTAATGATGATTTTAAACTGCGCGGTATGATTACCGTTTCTGACATGATGAAATCATCTGATCACCCGAATGCGTGTAAAGATACTGAAGGTCGTCTGCGTGTTGGTGCCGCAGTAGGTACGGGTGCGGAAACTGAAGAGCGTGTCGAAGCGCTGGTTAAAGCTGGTGTAGATGTCATTATCGTTGATACGGCGCACGGTCATTCACAGGGTGTATTGGATCGTGTTGCTTGGGTTAAGCAGAACTATCCACAGCTTCAGGTTATCGGTGGTAATATCGCAACCGGTGAAGCGGCATTGGATTTGGTTAAAGCTGGCGCGGATGGCGTTAAGGTCGGTATCGGTCCTGGCTCTATTTGTACAACACGTATCGTTGCCGGTGTCGGTGTACCTCAGATTACCGCAATTTCTAACGTGGCTAAGGCTCTGGAAGGTACTGGTGTACCATTGATTGCTGACGGTGGTCTGCGCTTCTCAGGTGATGTGGCTAAGGCGCTGGTTGCCGGTGCTTCTGCTTGTATGATTGGGGGAATGTTTGCCGGTACTGAAGAATCTCCAGGTGAGATCGAGTACTACCAAGGACGTGCTTATAAATCTTACCGTGGTATGGGGTCTTTGGGTGCGATGGCGCAGCCAAGTGGTTCTTCTGACCGTTATTTCCAATCTTCAAATGCTGAAGACAAGTTGGTTCCGGAAGGGATTGAAGGACGCGTTGCCTATAAAGGCCCGTTAGCTCCGATCATTCACCAGCTATGTGGTGGTATCCGTTCAAGTATGGGTTACACAGGTTGTAAAGATATTCCTACAATGAATTCTAAGCCTTCATTTGTGCGTGTAACGGCTGCCGGTATGTCAGAAAGTCATGTTCACGATGTGACCATTACTAAAGAAGCGCCTAATTACCGCGTTTAA